The Streptomyces spororaveus genome includes a region encoding these proteins:
- a CDS encoding EF-hand domain-containing protein, translated as MADIESARTTFGKFDVNGDGFVTADEFKAAMAAMGDPFVTGPVADAVIASKDANGDGLLSFDEFWASLNK; from the coding sequence GTGGCGGACATCGAGAGCGCACGGACGACGTTCGGCAAGTTCGACGTGAACGGTGACGGCTTCGTCACGGCCGACGAGTTCAAGGCGGCCATGGCGGCCATGGGCGACCCGTTCGTCACCGGCCCCGTCGCGGACGCCGTGATCGCCTCCAAGGACGCGAACGGCGACGGCCTGCTGAGCTTCGACGAGTTCTGGGCCTCCCTGAACAAGTAG
- a CDS encoding enhanced serine sensitivity protein SseB, which translates to MQGSGWPGNELEQVLGAALGQPDAGGRILEVLGRSQVWVPLPGGAAPATTAGLDLPTMDIGGAAYVPVYSSEAQFLACVGPGMDFTVAPAVEFARGLPPQLGIALNPEGAVGVPLPPPAVAELCRSGRTALDGPATGGRVRLYEPDWQDDPVDFLAAATEEFRATGVVAAAHRCLASVEGGAPQLFVGVRLVGWEPEMQSAPMEALGRALTRVPPPWPVQLILLDAVQDPVTDWIRERVRPFYLS; encoded by the coding sequence ATGCAGGGCAGCGGCTGGCCGGGGAATGAGCTGGAGCAGGTGCTCGGGGCGGCGCTCGGGCAGCCGGACGCCGGGGGGCGGATCCTGGAGGTCCTCGGGCGCAGCCAGGTGTGGGTGCCGCTGCCGGGCGGGGCCGCACCGGCCACGACGGCCGGCCTCGACCTTCCCACCATGGACATCGGCGGGGCGGCGTACGTCCCCGTGTACAGCTCCGAGGCCCAGTTCCTCGCCTGCGTCGGCCCCGGCATGGACTTCACGGTGGCCCCCGCCGTCGAGTTCGCCCGCGGCCTGCCCCCGCAGCTCGGCATCGCCCTCAATCCCGAGGGCGCCGTCGGCGTACCGCTCCCGCCGCCCGCCGTCGCGGAGCTCTGCCGCAGCGGGCGGACCGCGCTCGACGGCCCGGCCACCGGCGGCCGGGTCCGGCTCTACGAGCCCGACTGGCAGGACGACCCGGTGGATTTCCTGGCGGCCGCCACCGAGGAGTTCCGGGCCACCGGGGTGGTCGCCGCCGCGCACCGCTGCCTCGCCAGCGTCGAGGGCGGGGCGCCCCAGCTGTTCGTCGGTGTCCGCCTGGTGGGATGGGAACCCGAGATGCAGAGCGCCCCGATGGAGGCCCTCGGACGGGCCCTGACGCGCGTCCCGCCGCCGTGGCCCGTGCAGTTGATCCTGCTCGACGCCGT
- the glyA gene encoding serine hydroxymethyltransferase: MSVLNTPLHELDPDVAAAVDAELLRQQSTLEMIASENFAPVAVMEAQGSVLTNKYAEGYPGRRYYGGCEHVDVVEQIAIDRIKALFGAEAANVQPHSGAQANAAAMFALLKPGDTIMGLNLAHGGHLTHGMKINFSGKLYNVVPYHVDETGEVDMAEVERLAKESKPQLIVAGWSAYPRQLDFAAFRRIADEVGAYLMVDMAHFAGLVAAGLHPNPVPHAHVVTTTTHKTLGGPRGGVILSTQELAKKINSAVFPGQQGGPLEHVIAAKAVSFKVAASPEFKERQERTLEGAKILAARLVQDDVKAVGVDVLTGGTDVHLVLVDLRNSELDGQQAEDRLHEVGITVNRNAIPNDPRPPMVTSGLRIGTPALATRGFDAEAFTEVAEIIAQALKPAYNSEALKARVSALAAKFPLYPTL; this comes from the coding sequence ATGTCCGTACTGAACACCCCTCTCCACGAGCTCGACCCCGACGTCGCCGCAGCCGTCGACGCCGAGCTCCTGCGCCAGCAGTCCACCCTGGAAATGATCGCGTCGGAGAACTTCGCTCCGGTCGCCGTCATGGAGGCCCAGGGCTCGGTCCTCACCAACAAGTACGCCGAGGGCTACCCGGGCCGCCGTTACTACGGTGGCTGCGAGCACGTCGACGTCGTCGAGCAGATCGCGATCGACCGCATCAAGGCGCTGTTCGGCGCCGAGGCCGCGAACGTCCAGCCGCACTCCGGTGCGCAGGCCAACGCCGCCGCGATGTTCGCGCTGCTGAAGCCGGGCGACACGATCATGGGCCTGAACCTGGCCCACGGCGGTCACCTGACCCACGGCATGAAGATCAACTTCTCCGGCAAGCTCTACAACGTGGTCCCGTACCACGTCGACGAGACCGGCGAGGTGGACATGGCCGAGGTCGAGCGCCTCGCCAAGGAGTCCAAGCCGCAGCTGATCGTCGCCGGCTGGTCCGCCTACCCGCGCCAGCTGGACTTCGCCGCCTTCCGCCGCATCGCGGACGAGGTCGGCGCGTACCTGATGGTCGACATGGCGCACTTCGCCGGCCTGGTCGCCGCGGGTCTGCACCCGAACCCGGTGCCGCACGCCCACGTCGTGACCACCACCACGCACAAGACCCTCGGCGGTCCGCGCGGCGGTGTCATCCTGTCGACGCAGGAGCTGGCCAAGAAGATCAACTCCGCGGTCTTCCCGGGTCAGCAGGGCGGCCCGCTGGAGCACGTGATCGCGGCCAAGGCGGTCTCCTTCAAGGTGGCGGCCTCGCCCGAGTTCAAGGAGCGCCAGGAGCGCACCCTGGAGGGCGCGAAGATCCTCGCCGCCCGTCTGGTCCAGGACGACGTCAAGGCCGTGGGCGTGGACGTCCTCACCGGTGGCACCGACGTGCACCTGGTCCTGGTCGACCTGCGCAACTCCGAGCTGGACGGCCAGCAGGCCGAGGACCGCCTCCACGAGGTCGGTATCACGGTCAACCGCAACGCCATCCCGAACGACCCGCGGCCGCCGATGGTCACCTCGGGTCTGCGGATCGGTACGCCGGCCCTGGCCACGCGCGGTTTCGACGCCGAGGCCTTCACGGAGGTCGCCGAGATCATCGCGCAGGCGCTGAAGCCCGCGTACAACAGCGAGGCCCTCAAGGCTCGCGTCTCCGCGCTCGCCGCGAAGTTCCCGCTGTACCCGACGCTCTAA
- the gcvH gene encoding glycine cleavage system protein GcvH yields the protein MSTPENLRYTKEHEWLSDVVDGVATVGITEFAANALGDVVYAQLPAVGDTVTEGETCGELESTKSVSDLYSPVSGEIVEANQDVVDDPALVNTAPFEGGWLFKVRISEEPKDVLSAEEYTKLTAGN from the coding sequence ATGAGCACCCCCGAGAATCTGCGTTACACCAAGGAGCACGAGTGGCTGTCCGACGTCGTGGACGGCGTCGCGACGGTCGGCATCACGGAGTTCGCGGCCAACGCGCTCGGTGACGTCGTCTACGCCCAGCTCCCCGCGGTCGGCGACACCGTCACCGAGGGCGAGACCTGTGGCGAGCTGGAGTCGACCAAGTCGGTCTCCGACCTCTACTCCCCGGTCTCCGGCGAGATCGTCGAGGCCAACCAGGACGTCGTGGACGACCCGGCGCTCGTGAACACCGCCCCGTTCGAGGGCGGCTGGCTGTTCAAGGTGCGCATCTCGGAGGAGCCCAAGGACGTGCTCTCCGCCGAGGAGTACACCAAGCTCACCGCCGGTAACTGA
- a CDS encoding PadR family transcriptional regulator: MSLPHAILTALLEKPSSGLELTRRFDKSIGYFWSATHQQIYRELGRLEESGLIRELPSEVPVRGQKKEYEVLPAGGAELARWVGESQDPKPMRDPLLLRIRAAGVVGPQGLGPELRRHLELHRRQLAQYEAIEEKDFPPGRDAVEDRLRRLVLHGGIALETFWLHWLEEALGEVEDMSGPGA; encoded by the coding sequence ATGTCGCTGCCGCACGCCATCCTCACCGCCCTGCTGGAGAAGCCCTCGTCCGGGCTGGAGCTGACCCGGCGGTTCGACAAGTCGATCGGCTACTTCTGGTCGGCGACGCACCAGCAGATCTACCGCGAGCTGGGGCGGCTGGAGGAGTCCGGGCTGATCCGGGAGCTGCCGAGCGAGGTGCCCGTACGCGGGCAGAAGAAGGAGTACGAGGTGCTGCCCGCCGGCGGCGCGGAGCTGGCCCGGTGGGTCGGGGAGAGCCAGGACCCCAAGCCGATGCGCGACCCGCTGCTGCTGCGGATCCGTGCGGCGGGCGTGGTGGGGCCGCAGGGGCTCGGTCCCGAGCTGCGGCGCCATCTGGAGCTGCACCGGCGCCAGCTGGCGCAGTACGAGGCCATCGAGGAGAAGGACTTCCCGCCGGGGCGGGACGCCGTGGAGGACCGGCTGCGCCGGCTCGTGCTGCACGGCGGGATCGCCCTGGAGACCTTCTGGCTGCACTGGCTGGAGGAGGCCCTGGGCGAGGTCGAGGACATGTCCGGGCCCGGGGCCTGA
- a CDS encoding L-serine ammonia-lyase: MAISVFDLFSIGIGPSSSHTVGPMRAARMFVTRLKKDGVLAQTTSVRAELFGSLGATGHGHGTPKAVLLGLEGHSPRTVNVETADDEVERIRRSGRLRLLGAEIGDVHEIAFDEPNQLILHRRRSLPYHANGMTLFAYDSAGTPLLEKTYYSVGGGFVVDEDAVGEDRIKLDDTVLKYPFRSGDEMLRLANETGLSISSLMLENEKAWRTEEEIRDGLLEIWRVMQSCVSRGMSREGILPGGLRVKRRAASTARQLRTEGDPMLHRSEWATIYAMAVNEENAAGGRVVTAPTNGAAGVLPAVLHYYMNFVPGADEDGVVRFLLAAGAIGMLFKENASISGAEVGCQGEVGSACSMAAGALAEVLGGTPEQVENAAEIGMEHNLGLTCDPVGGLVQIPCIERNGMAAVKAVTAARMAMRGDGSHKVSLDKVIKTMKETGADMKVKYKETARGGLAVNVIEC; the protein is encoded by the coding sequence GTGGCCATCTCCGTCTTCGATCTCTTCTCCATCGGTATCGGTCCCTCCTCCTCCCACACGGTCGGTCCGATGCGGGCCGCGCGCATGTTCGTGACGCGGCTGAAGAAGGACGGCGTGCTGGCCCAGACCACGTCCGTCCGGGCCGAGCTCTTCGGGTCCCTCGGCGCGACCGGCCACGGGCACGGCACCCCCAAGGCGGTGCTGCTCGGCCTGGAGGGCCACTCCCCCCGCACCGTGAACGTCGAGACCGCCGACGACGAGGTCGAGCGGATCCGCAGGAGCGGCCGGCTGCGGCTGCTGGGCGCGGAGATAGGCGATGTGCACGAGATCGCCTTCGACGAGCCGAACCAGCTGATCCTGCACCGCCGCCGCTCCCTGCCGTACCACGCGAACGGCATGACGCTCTTCGCGTACGACAGTGCCGGCACCCCGCTCCTGGAGAAGACCTACTACTCGGTCGGCGGCGGTTTCGTCGTGGACGAGGACGCGGTCGGCGAGGACCGGATCAAGCTCGACGACACGGTGCTGAAGTACCCCTTCCGCTCCGGCGACGAGATGCTGCGCCTCGCGAACGAGACCGGCCTGTCGATCTCCTCCCTGATGCTGGAGAACGAGAAGGCCTGGCGCACGGAGGAGGAGATCCGCGACGGCCTCCTGGAGATCTGGCGTGTCATGCAGTCCTGCGTCTCGCGCGGCATGTCCCGCGAGGGCATCCTCCCCGGCGGCCTGCGGGTCAAGCGCCGGGCCGCCTCCACGGCGCGCCAGCTGCGCACCGAGGGCGACCCGATGCTGCACCGCAGCGAGTGGGCGACGATCTACGCGATGGCGGTCAACGAGGAGAACGCGGCCGGCGGCCGCGTGGTGACCGCGCCGACGAACGGTGCCGCGGGCGTCCTGCCCGCCGTGCTCCACTACTACATGAACTTCGTGCCGGGCGCGGACGAGGACGGCGTGGTCCGCTTCCTGCTCGCCGCGGGCGCGATCGGCATGCTCTTCAAGGAGAACGCCTCGATCTCCGGCGCCGAGGTCGGCTGCCAGGGCGAGGTGGGCTCCGCCTGCTCGATGGCGGCCGGCGCCCTCGCCGAGGTCCTCGGCGGCACCCCGGAGCAGGTCGAGAACGCGGCCGAGATCGGCATGGAGCACAACCTCGGCCTGACCTGCGACCCGGTCGGCGGCCTCGTGCAGATCCCCTGCATCGAGCGCAACGGCATGGCGGCGGTCAAGGCCGTCACCGCGGCACGGATGGCGATGCGCGGCGACGGCAGCCACAAGGTCTCCCTCGACAAGGTCATCAAGACCATGAAGGAGACCGGTGCCGACATGAAGGTCAAGTACAAGGAGACCGCCCGCGGCGGTCTCGCGGTCAACGTCATCGAGTGCTGA
- a CDS encoding dihydrofolate reductase family protein: MEQLLRVQNFTVSSDGFGAGEHQSLERPFGDADPGELFAWAGATASWPHRTDPGGSRGLDDYFTRDFPHNIGAEIMGRNKFGPQRGPWADHDWRGWWGDEPPFHTPVFVMTHHTRPSFTLSDTTFHFVDADAATVLGAAREAAGGKDVRLGGGATTIREFLDADLVDTLHVAVSPVEFGSGVRLWESPDELRDRFHVDVVPSASGVTHHLFWRR; encoded by the coding sequence GTGGAGCAGCTGCTGAGGGTCCAGAACTTCACCGTCTCGAGTGACGGGTTCGGCGCCGGTGAGCATCAGAGCCTGGAGCGGCCGTTCGGCGACGCCGATCCCGGCGAGCTGTTCGCCTGGGCCGGAGCCACCGCGAGCTGGCCCCACCGCACCGACCCCGGAGGGAGCCGGGGCCTCGACGACTACTTCACCCGGGACTTCCCGCACAACATCGGGGCCGAGATCATGGGCCGCAACAAGTTCGGGCCCCAGCGCGGGCCCTGGGCCGACCACGACTGGCGCGGCTGGTGGGGGGACGAGCCTCCCTTCCACACCCCCGTCTTCGTGATGACCCACCACACGCGTCCCTCGTTCACGCTGTCCGACACCACGTTCCACTTCGTCGACGCCGACGCGGCCACGGTGCTCGGCGCGGCGCGGGAGGCGGCCGGGGGCAAGGACGTCCGGCTCGGCGGCGGCGCCACCACCATCCGCGAGTTCCTCGACGCCGACCTCGTCGACACCCTCCACGTGGCCGTCTCGCCCGTGGAGTTCGGCTCCGGGGTGAGGCTCTGGGAATCCCCCGACGAGCTGCGCGACCGGTTCCACGTCGATGTCGTGCCCAGCGCGAGCGGGGTGACGCACCACCTGTTCTGGCGCAGGTGA
- a CDS encoding polysaccharide deacetylase family protein, with the protein MLSQPGRRAALRVALRAAALGTAGAAAGGLTAACGPGRPDTAPSGSPPGPPRPARPAQAAPAAAPRRFAGQPVEIGHGPRDRPRVALTFHGNGDPAIARAVLAAAEKGGARVTVLAIGSWLDAHPELARRILDGGHELGNHTQRHLAINDMPEAEAYAEITGCAQRLKRLTGSIGTWFRPSQTQYATPLVRKLAQRAGYPHVLSYDVDSLDFTSPGAAAVIRTVTGTIRPGSVVSLHFGYADTVDAMPPLLEELARRKLRAVTTTELLTP; encoded by the coding sequence GTGCTCTCACAACCAGGCCGCCGCGCGGCCCTGCGCGTGGCCCTGCGCGCGGCCGCTCTCGGGACGGCCGGCGCCGCCGCGGGAGGCCTCACCGCCGCCTGCGGACCCGGCCGGCCCGACACCGCGCCCTCCGGCTCGCCGCCGGGTCCGCCCCGCCCGGCCCGCCCGGCACAGGCCGCCCCGGCCGCCGCCCCGCGCCGGTTCGCCGGGCAGCCCGTGGAGATCGGCCACGGGCCGCGCGACCGCCCCCGGGTCGCCCTCACCTTTCACGGCAACGGGGACCCCGCCATCGCCCGCGCGGTGCTCGCCGCGGCCGAGAAGGGGGGCGCGCGGGTCACCGTCCTGGCGATCGGATCCTGGCTCGACGCCCACCCGGAGCTCGCCCGGCGCATCCTCGACGGCGGTCACGAGCTCGGCAACCACACCCAGCGCCACCTCGCGATCAACGACATGCCCGAGGCGGAGGCCTATGCCGAGATCACCGGCTGCGCCCAGCGGCTCAAGCGGCTCACCGGCTCCATCGGCACCTGGTTCCGGCCCTCCCAGACCCAGTACGCGACCCCCCTCGTCCGGAAACTGGCGCAGCGGGCGGGCTACCCGCACGTCCTCTCGTACGACGTGGACTCCCTCGACTTCACCTCGCCCGGTGCCGCGGCCGTCATCCGCACCGTCACCGGGACGATCCGGCCCGGATCGGTGGTGAGCCTGCACTTCGGCTACGCGGACACGGTCGACGCGATGCCTCCCCTCCTCGAAGAACTCGCGCGCCGCAAGCTGCGCGCGGTGACCACCACGGAGCTGCTGACCCCATGA
- a CDS encoding tRNA-dependent cyclodipeptide synthase encodes MTITADASCGVLPFIRTCRHVREDGDHAPIGVSPGNGHFSAERITGPAHARRTGSHRSTSRAEESGPRAGIHVRVLSEFRPNPVRQPLDRRVPHFLESGEEFRKGCEETARNFV; translated from the coding sequence ATGACGATCACGGCTGACGCATCATGCGGAGTTCTGCCCTTCATCCGCACCTGCCGACATGTCCGGGAAGACGGCGACCATGCGCCCATCGGCGTGAGTCCCGGAAACGGCCACTTCAGCGCCGAACGCATCACGGGCCCGGCCCATGCGCGGCGAACCGGTTCGCACAGGTCGACTTCGCGTGCGGAGGAATCAGGACCCCGGGCCGGAATCCACGTGCGCGTACTTTCCGAATTCCGGCCGAACCCCGTCCGCCAACCACTGGACCGACGCGTCCCGCATTTCCTGGAGAGCGGCGAAGAATTCCGCAAGGGCTGTGAGGAAACGGCCCGGAATTTCGTCTGA
- a CDS encoding flavodoxin family protein translates to MAAAWDYSDLTALYVNCTLKRSPETSNTEGLIDKSRRVMESAGTRTSLIRAVDHDIATGVWPDMTEHGWESDQWPVLYSRIMDADILVLCGPIWLGDNSSVMKQVIERLYACSSLLNERGQYAYYGRVGGALITGNEDGVKHCAMNVLYSLQHLGYAIPPQADAGWIGEAGPGPSYLDPGSGGPENDFTNRNTAFMSWNLMHLAALLKRSGGIPPHGNQRSQWDAGCRSDFPNPEHR, encoded by the coding sequence GTGGCTGCCGCATGGGACTACTCGGACCTGACCGCCCTCTACGTGAACTGCACGCTCAAACGCTCACCCGAGACCAGCAACACCGAGGGCCTGATCGACAAGAGCCGCCGGGTCATGGAGTCGGCCGGCACCCGGACCTCCCTCATCCGCGCCGTCGACCACGACATCGCGACCGGGGTCTGGCCCGACATGACCGAGCACGGCTGGGAGAGCGACCAGTGGCCGGTCCTCTACAGCCGGATCATGGACGCCGACATCCTCGTCCTGTGCGGACCGATCTGGCTCGGCGACAACAGCTCCGTGATGAAGCAGGTCATCGAGCGGCTCTACGCCTGCTCCTCGCTGCTGAACGAGCGGGGCCAGTACGCCTACTACGGGCGGGTCGGCGGCGCGCTGATCACCGGTAACGAGGACGGCGTCAAGCACTGCGCCATGAACGTCCTCTACAGCCTCCAGCACCTCGGCTACGCGATCCCGCCGCAGGCCGACGCGGGCTGGATCGGCGAGGCCGGGCCCGGACCCTCCTACCTGGACCCCGGATCGGGCGGCCCCGAGAACGACTTCACCAACCGCAACACCGCCTTCATGTCCTGGAACCTCATGCACCTGGCCGCCCTGCTCAAGCGCTCGGGCGGCATCCCGCCGCACGGCAACCAGCGCTCGCAGTGGGACGCGGGCTGCCGCTCCGACTTCCCCAACCCCGAGCACCGCTGA
- the gcvT gene encoding glycine cleavage system aminomethyltransferase GcvT: MSTAPRLTALDALHRSLGATMTDFAGWDMPLRYASERDEHNAVRTRAGLFDLSHMGEITLTGPEAVKALDYALVGNISTVGVGRARYTHICQEDGGIVDDLIVYRLGETEYMVVANASNAQVVLDALTERAAGFDTEVRDDRDAYALLAVQGPESPGILASLTDADLDGLKYYAGLPGTVAGVPALIARTGYTGEDGFELFVAPEHAVALWQALTKAGEGVGLVPAGLSCRDTLRLEAGMPLYGHELTTALTPFDAGLGRVVKFEKEGDFVGRAALEAAAEKAATKAPRKLVGLIAEGRRVPRAGFPVTFGGEVVGEVTSGAPSPTLGKPIAMAYVDAEHAAPGASGVGVDIRGTHEPYEVVALPFYKRQK; encoded by the coding sequence ATGAGCACTGCCCCCCGCCTGACCGCCCTCGATGCGCTGCACCGCTCGCTCGGTGCGACCATGACCGATTTCGCGGGCTGGGACATGCCGCTGCGGTACGCCAGTGAGCGCGACGAGCACAACGCCGTACGCACCAGGGCCGGTCTCTTCGACCTGTCCCACATGGGCGAGATCACGCTGACCGGCCCGGAGGCCGTCAAGGCCCTGGACTACGCGCTGGTCGGCAACATCTCCACCGTCGGTGTCGGCCGCGCCCGCTACACGCACATCTGCCAGGAGGACGGCGGGATCGTCGACGACCTGATCGTCTACCGCCTCGGCGAGACCGAGTACATGGTCGTCGCCAACGCCTCCAACGCCCAGGTCGTGCTGGACGCGCTGACGGAGCGCGCCGCCGGCTTCGACACCGAGGTCCGCGACGACCGCGACGCGTACGCTCTGCTCGCGGTGCAGGGCCCGGAGTCCCCCGGCATCCTGGCGTCCCTGACCGACGCCGACCTGGACGGCCTGAAGTACTACGCCGGCCTGCCGGGCACCGTCGCGGGCGTGCCCGCGCTCATCGCGCGCACCGGCTACACGGGCGAGGACGGCTTCGAGCTGTTCGTCGCCCCCGAGCACGCCGTGGCGCTGTGGCAGGCGCTGACCAAGGCGGGCGAGGGCGTCGGCCTGGTCCCGGCCGGCCTGTCCTGCCGCGACACCCTGCGCCTGGAAGCGGGCATGCCGCTGTACGGGCACGAGCTGACCACCGCCCTCACCCCGTTCGACGCGGGTCTGGGCCGGGTCGTGAAGTTCGAGAAGGAGGGCGACTTCGTGGGCCGCGCCGCGCTGGAGGCCGCCGCCGAGAAGGCCGCGACCAAGGCGCCGCGCAAGCTGGTCGGCCTGATCGCCGAGGGCCGCCGCGTCCCGCGCGCCGGCTTCCCCGTCACGTTCGGCGGAGAGGTCGTCGGCGAGGTCACCTCGGGCGCCCCGTCGCCGACGCTGGGCAAGCCGATCGCGATGGCGTACGTGGACGCGGAGCACGCCGCGCCCGGCGCCTCCGGCGTCGGCGTCGACATTCGCGGTACGCATGAGCCGTACGAGGTCGTGGCGCTGCCGTTCTACAAGCGGCAGAAGTAG
- a CDS encoding YncE family protein, producing MKTTRLPRKATVLLAGLVLAALAGCGSAGKGPAEALGTKGPAKPVKAAPALPPGLPGMPPVLDPNDVYAADRPNRLSPVVKDFPSRVYVPNTNSNTVSVIDPATYKVIDTIPVGVQPQHVVPSWDLKTLWVNNNRGHTLTPINPATGEAGKPVEVHDPYNLYFTPNGKYAIVMASMDKELVFRDAHTMDRVKTVPVTCYGVNHADFSADGRYFIVSCEFSGELLKVDTERMEVIGQQKLPFEGAMPQDVKVSPDGKTFYVADMMAHGMWVLSGDKFETPKLLPTGKGCHGLYVSRDSKEMYVSNRGEGTISVFNFPENKLTKKWTLPDGGSPDMGGVSADGKVLWLSGRYNSEVYAIDTQTGRQLARIPVGGGPHGLAVYPQPGRYSLGHTGIFR from the coding sequence ATGAAGACCACCCGCCTTCCCCGGAAGGCCACCGTGCTGCTGGCCGGTCTGGTCCTCGCCGCCCTGGCCGGCTGTGGATCGGCCGGCAAGGGACCCGCCGAGGCGCTCGGCACCAAGGGCCCGGCCAAGCCCGTCAAGGCCGCGCCGGCCCTCCCGCCCGGTCTGCCCGGCATGCCGCCCGTGCTCGATCCGAACGACGTCTACGCGGCGGACCGGCCGAACAGACTCTCCCCCGTGGTCAAGGACTTCCCCTCCCGTGTCTACGTGCCGAACACCAACTCCAACACGGTGTCCGTCATCGACCCGGCGACCTACAAGGTCATCGACACCATCCCGGTCGGGGTCCAGCCCCAGCACGTGGTCCCCTCCTGGGACCTGAAGACCCTGTGGGTCAACAACAACCGCGGCCACACCCTCACCCCGATCAACCCGGCCACCGGCGAGGCCGGCAAGCCCGTCGAGGTGCACGACCCGTACAACCTGTACTTCACGCCGAACGGCAAGTACGCCATCGTCATGGCCTCGATGGACAAAGAGCTGGTCTTCCGCGACGCGCACACCATGGACCGGGTCAAGACGGTGCCCGTGACCTGCTACGGCGTCAATCACGCGGACTTCTCCGCCGACGGCCGCTACTTCATCGTGAGCTGCGAGTTCTCCGGCGAGCTCCTCAAGGTCGACACCGAGCGCATGGAGGTGATCGGACAGCAGAAACTGCCGTTCGAGGGCGCGATGCCGCAGGACGTCAAGGTCTCCCCGGACGGCAAGACCTTCTACGTCGCGGACATGATGGCGCACGGCATGTGGGTGCTGAGCGGCGACAAGTTCGAGACCCCCAAGCTGCTGCCCACCGGCAAGGGCTGCCACGGCCTCTACGTGAGCCGCGACTCCAAGGAGATGTACGTCTCCAACCGGGGCGAGGGCACCATCTCGGTCTTCAACTTCCCCGAGAACAAGCTCACCAAGAAGTGGACGCTGCCGGACGGCGGCAGCCCCGACATGGGCGGGGTCTCCGCCGACGGCAAGGTGCTGTGGCTGTCGGGCCGCTACAACTCCGAGGTCTACGCGATCGACACGCAGACCGGCAGGCAGCTCGCCCGGATCCCGGTCGGCGGCGGACCGCACGGACTCGCCGTCTACCCGCAGCCCGGCCGCTACTCGCTCGGCCACACCGGCATCTTCCGCTAG
- a CDS encoding AAA family ATPase: MTTTGTVEAVPAQRGARGRGRAADAGLGLVRDLRGPAVRAPHRLGFAAGDIVVVSGLPGGGKSTLIKRAAAEAGAVDSQDTRERWERTMPAALPYAVYRPLVRAAHYWGLWRILRSGASVVVHDCGTQSWVRGLLAAAARRRGRSLHLLLLDSSPEEALSGQTARGRRVSAYAFARHRGAVTRLLREAEAGRPPAGCASATLLDRRSAAAVTRIHFHG, encoded by the coding sequence GTGACGACGACGGGAACCGTGGAGGCGGTGCCGGCGCAGCGCGGCGCGCGCGGGCGCGGCAGGGCGGCCGACGCCGGCCTCGGCCTCGTACGTGACCTGCGCGGACCGGCCGTGCGCGCCCCGCACCGGCTCGGCTTCGCCGCCGGGGACATCGTCGTGGTGTCCGGTCTGCCCGGCGGTGGCAAGAGCACGCTGATCAAGCGGGCGGCCGCCGAGGCCGGGGCCGTCGACTCCCAGGACACCCGTGAGCGCTGGGAGCGCACCATGCCCGCGGCGCTGCCGTACGCGGTGTACCGGCCGCTGGTGCGCGCCGCGCACTACTGGGGGCTGTGGCGGATCCTGCGCTCCGGGGCCTCTGTGGTCGTCCACGACTGCGGTACGCAGTCCTGGGTACGCGGCCTGCTCGCCGCCGCCGCGCGCCGCCGGGGCCGGTCCCTGCACCTGCTCCTGCTGGACAGCAGCCCCGAGGAGGCCCTCTCCGGCCAGACGGCGCGCGGCCGCCGGGTCTCCGCCTACGCCTTCGCCCGCCACCGCGGCGCGGTGACCCGCCTGCTCCGCGAGGCCGAAGCGGGCCGGCCGCCCGCGGGCTGCGCCTCCGCGACCCTGCTCGACCGCCGCTCGGCCGCGGCCGTGACCAGGATCCACTTCCACGGCTGA
- a CDS encoding AMIN-like domain-containing (lipo)protein — protein MIHVRIRQSVALATGALLAACLSFAAPASASTLTTTRTQAQTPLVVNARWAGHPTYDRIVIDLQGSAPAVTVTPVPQLVYDGSGKPVPLPGKHFLEIRLHPAAAHDDAGRSVYRGPKLQKTDLGKLKGIALTGDYEGYVTFGAAFDTLPYYRAFPLHSPERFVVDIAH, from the coding sequence ATGATCCACGTCCGTATCCGGCAGTCCGTGGCCCTGGCGACCGGCGCCCTGCTCGCCGCCTGCCTCTCCTTCGCCGCACCTGCCTCGGCCTCCACCCTCACCACCACCAGGACCCAGGCCCAGACCCCGCTCGTCGTCAACGCCCGCTGGGCCGGGCACCCCACGTACGACCGCATCGTCATCGACCTCCAGGGCTCCGCCCCCGCGGTCACCGTCACTCCGGTCCCGCAGCTGGTGTACGACGGGTCCGGAAAGCCCGTACCGCTGCCCGGGAAGCACTTCCTGGAGATCCGTCTCCACCCCGCCGCCGCACACGACGACGCGGGCCGGAGCGTCTACCGGGGACCCAAGCTGCAGAAGACCGATCTCGGCAAGCTCAAGGGCATCGCCCTGACCGGCGACTACGAGGGGTACGTGACCTTCGGCGCCGCCTTCGACACCCTGCCGTACTACCGCGCGTTCCCCCTGCACTCTCCGGAACGGTTCGTCGTGGACATCGCGCACTGA